A genomic stretch from Rubripirellula reticaptiva includes:
- a CDS encoding cellulase family glycosylhydrolase, whose translation MNHPQSSHCFCIAMLSACLAVCHSAFAEPLSLHPTNARYFLFRGQPTVLVTSGEHYGLLCNAAFDIDAYLNELASDGLNHTRIFAGAYREVPGSFGITNNTLAPTDDDFMCPWQRTDKTHRDGSPIFDLTKWNDAYFDRLNKILEEASKRGIVVELCLFSPMYKPNIWDVNPMNVRNNVNGVGDVGSLQVFTTDRDDLFAAQKKLAEKLSESIAPYDNVYIEICNEPYFGGVTKAWQNAIIDAIVAKQKAIGTSHLISVNVANKSEQIQSPHPAVSIFNFHYCHPPIVVAENANVRGVIGENETGFRGNADFLYRTEAWDFLVAGGATYNNLDYSFSVEHPGGTQSGYTSPGGGSKKLRQQLGILKRVFDRLPLPELHPLPKRFATASNDLVVSAIGDASSQWLVYAHLELPGRLKDQSPESFTQTIQGASIKVQLPRGNYQVATIDTKTGKETVTHASAQKGEPMSIKLMPFETDVAVRLQRNAD comes from the coding sequence ATGAATCATCCGCAATCGTCCCATTGTTTTTGCATCGCGATGCTCAGCGCTTGTCTTGCCGTCTGTCATTCGGCTTTCGCCGAACCGTTGTCGTTGCACCCGACAAACGCTCGCTATTTTTTGTTCCGTGGCCAGCCGACCGTTTTGGTGACGTCGGGCGAACACTATGGTCTGTTATGCAACGCAGCGTTTGACATTGATGCGTATCTAAACGAGTTAGCGTCCGATGGACTCAATCACACCCGCATCTTTGCGGGGGCCTATCGTGAAGTTCCTGGTTCGTTCGGGATCACCAACAACACGCTCGCACCCACCGACGATGATTTCATGTGTCCGTGGCAGCGTACGGACAAGACGCATCGCGATGGTTCGCCGATCTTTGATCTGACCAAGTGGAACGATGCCTATTTCGATCGCCTGAACAAGATTCTCGAGGAAGCATCCAAGCGAGGAATCGTCGTCGAACTTTGCTTGTTCAGCCCGATGTACAAGCCAAACATTTGGGACGTCAATCCGATGAACGTCCGGAACAACGTGAACGGAGTCGGTGACGTCGGTTCGCTGCAGGTCTTTACAACCGATCGCGATGATCTTTTTGCGGCACAGAAAAAGCTTGCCGAAAAGTTGTCCGAATCGATTGCTCCGTATGACAATGTCTACATCGAAATCTGCAACGAACCGTACTTCGGCGGCGTCACCAAAGCATGGCAAAACGCGATCATCGATGCGATCGTCGCTAAACAGAAAGCGATCGGCACATCCCATCTGATCTCAGTGAATGTTGCCAACAAGTCAGAACAGATTCAATCGCCTCATCCGGCGGTTTCCATTTTCAACTTCCACTACTGCCATCCGCCGATCGTCGTTGCCGAGAATGCGAACGTGCGTGGTGTGATCGGCGAAAACGAAACGGGGTTTCGCGGAAATGCTGATTTTCTTTATCGAACTGAGGCTTGGGATTTCTTGGTGGCCGGCGGAGCAACCTACAACAACTTGGACTACTCATTCAGCGTCGAACATCCTGGCGGCACCCAATCGGGTTACACGTCGCCTGGTGGCGGCAGCAAAAAGCTCCGGCAACAACTGGGCATCCTCAAACGAGTATTCGACCGGTTGCCGTTGCCCGAACTTCATCCACTGCCAAAAAGATTTGCGACGGCGTCGAATGATTTGGTCGTATCGGCCATTGGTGACGCTTCGAGCCAGTGGCTCGTATACGCGCACCTCGAGCTGCCGGGGCGTTTGAAAGATCAGTCGCCCGAATCGTTCACGCAAACGATCCAGGGTGCTTCGATCAAAGTGCAACTCCCTCGCGGGAACTACCAAGTGGCCACCATCGACACCAAAACGGGGAAGGAAACGGTGACCCACGCCAGCGCCCAGAAAGGCGAACCGATGTCGATCAAGCTGATGCCTTTCGAGACCGACGTTGCCGTGCGGTTACAACGAAACGCGGATTGA
- a CDS encoding HesB/IscA family protein, protein MAVKITERAAEEVKRFQKEHNFGDDMVLRIGIAAGGCSGFSYTLNFDDSYDDKVDTKYDHHGVAVVVDKKSALYLDGTTVDWYESLEKQGFTFENPNAVKSCGCGSSFQA, encoded by the coding sequence ATGGCAGTTAAAATTACCGAACGAGCCGCCGAAGAGGTCAAGCGTTTCCAAAAGGAACACAACTTCGGTGACGACATGGTGTTGCGAATCGGCATTGCAGCAGGCGGCTGTAGCGGATTCAGTTATACGTTGAACTTTGACGACAGCTATGACGACAAAGTCGACACCAAGTACGACCATCACGGCGTCGCTGTTGTGGTCGACAAGAAGAGTGCCCTGTACTTGGACGGAACCACCGTCGATTGGTACGAGAGCCTCGAAAAGCAAGGCTTCACGTTCGAAAACCCAAATGCGGTGAAGAGCTGCGGTTGCGGAAGCTCGTTCCAAGCCTAG